The proteins below are encoded in one region of Chloroherpetonaceae bacterium:
- a CDS encoding bifunctional 3,4-dihydroxy-2-butanone-4-phosphate synthase/GTP cyclohydrolase II yields the protein MPDSVTFDTIEDALEDIRRGKLVIVVDDEDRENEGDFITAAENVTPEMVNFITKEARGLLCVAITTARAQELQLEPMVRHNTSTHETNFTVSVDAKLAGVTTGISAFDRATTIRHLADPSARPNDFARPGHIFPLRAMDGGVLRRVGHTEAAVDLARLAGFRPVGILCEILKDDGTMARVPDLVKLRDRLGLKLITIKDLVAYRMQKEKLVRRAVEVRLPTHLGEFKLIAYETLIDDKNHLALVKGDVANGEPVLLRVHSSCTTGDLFGSLRCDCGEQLAIAMMKIEQEGRGALVYLMQEGRGIGLINKLKAYNLQDEGLDTVEANERLGFKPDLRDYGIGAQILVDLGIRKMRLMTNNPKKIVGLEGYGLEVVERVPLVIDSNDINKAYLAAKERKLGHLMSNTTHDSGRLLLKIFGHR from the coding sequence ATGCCTGATTCCGTTACCTTCGACACCATTGAAGATGCGCTGGAAGATATTCGGCGCGGTAAGCTCGTCATTGTTGTCGATGATGAAGACCGCGAGAATGAAGGCGACTTTATCACAGCGGCAGAAAATGTCACGCCTGAAATGGTGAATTTCATCACGAAAGAAGCGCGCGGTCTATTGTGCGTGGCAATTACGACGGCACGTGCCCAAGAGCTGCAGCTTGAGCCAATGGTGCGTCATAACACTTCAACGCACGAGACCAACTTTACCGTCTCAGTCGATGCAAAATTAGCGGGCGTCACAACAGGAATTTCCGCTTTCGACCGTGCGACTACGATTCGCCACCTTGCCGATCCATCTGCACGCCCTAATGATTTTGCCCGTCCCGGGCACATCTTTCCGCTTCGGGCAATGGACGGTGGGGTTTTGCGCCGTGTCGGGCACACTGAAGCGGCTGTCGATCTTGCTCGGCTTGCAGGATTCCGTCCTGTCGGCATTCTTTGTGAGATTCTAAAAGACGATGGCACGATGGCACGCGTGCCTGACCTTGTAAAACTGCGTGACCGACTCGGCTTGAAACTCATCACTATCAAAGACCTTGTGGCGTATCGAATGCAGAAGGAAAAGCTGGTGCGCCGTGCTGTCGAAGTTCGCTTGCCTACGCATCTTGGTGAATTTAAGCTTATTGCATATGAAACCTTAATTGACGACAAAAATCATCTGGCACTGGTCAAAGGAGATGTTGCTAATGGTGAACCAGTGCTTCTGCGCGTGCACTCGTCTTGCACCACAGGCGACCTTTTCGGTTCACTTCGCTGCGACTGTGGCGAGCAGCTTGCCATCGCAATGATGAAAATTGAGCAAGAAGGGCGTGGCGCACTAGTCTATCTGATGCAAGAAGGACGTGGCATTGGACTCATTAACAAGCTCAAAGCATATAACCTTCAAGATGAAGGTCTTGATACTGTAGAAGCAAACGAACGGCTAGGCTTCAAACCTGACTTGAGAGACTATGGCATCGGGGCGCAAATCCTTGTGGACTTGGGGATTCGCAAAATGCGTCTGATGACCAACAATCCGAAGAAAATCGTTGGTCTTGAGGGCTACGGTTTGGAGGTTGTTGAGCGTGTGCCTCTTGTAATCGATTCCAACGATATCAACAAAGCCTATCTTGCCGCTAAGGAGCGTAAGCTCGGACACTTGATGAGCAACACAACACATGACTCAGGGCGATTGCTCCTAAAAATTTTCGGGCATCGCTAA
- a CDS encoding ADP-ribosylation factor-like protein codes for MANINYANKEIIIKIVYYGPGMSGKTTNLQVIHQMVPQEAASKMISLATEQDRTLFFDLLPLSLGSVKGFNTKFQLYTVPGQVYYNTTRKLVLNGVDGVVFVADSQQGKMAENKESMQNLKENLAEYGIDLAKFAVVIQYNKRDLPNIYSIEELQRELNPYGFPYTEAVAFKGQGLMETLKLISKLTLQRIGQKTGTGTTVSEQPAAQPAPAAAPQGSSEFFKNLQNKMR; via the coding sequence ATGGCGAACATCAACTATGCAAACAAGGAGATTATCATCAAGATTGTCTACTATGGCCCTGGTATGAGTGGCAAGACCACGAATCTGCAAGTCATTCACCAGATGGTGCCGCAGGAAGCTGCCAGTAAGATGATTTCACTAGCGACTGAACAAGACCGCACGCTCTTTTTTGACCTTTTGCCACTCTCGCTTGGCTCAGTGAAAGGTTTCAACACCAAGTTCCAGCTCTACACAGTTCCGGGTCAGGTCTACTACAACACCACGCGCAAACTGGTGCTCAATGGCGTCGATGGCGTCGTTTTTGTCGCCGACTCACAGCAAGGTAAAATGGCGGAAAACAAGGAGAGTATGCAGAACCTCAAGGAAAACCTTGCTGAGTATGGAATTGACCTTGCTAAGTTCGCGGTGGTTATTCAGTATAACAAACGCGACCTTCCCAATATCTACTCAATCGAAGAGCTACAGCGTGAACTCAATCCATACGGTTTCCCCTATACGGAGGCGGTTGCGTTCAAGGGTCAAGGCCTGATGGAGACGCTCAAGCTCATCAGCAAGCTGACTTTGCAGCGCATTGGGCAAAAAACAGGCACCGGCACTACCGTTAGCGAACAGCCTGCGGCACAACCAGCTCCTGCTGCGGCGCCACAAGGCAGCAGTGAATTTTTCAAGAATTTGCAAAATAAGATGCGCTAA
- a CDS encoding roadblock/LC7 domain-containing protein, which translates to MRNFSEALSLFSDLPSVEGVLIADSDGLTLASSFKSKDAHIALSPIFHSLLDSVFQKLNEIGETANQIFIVQDARLIVVIPIYDVFLLAFSEKKNLDMLQSKLQEAVKIVMSIVKPELQNT; encoded by the coding sequence ATGCGTAATTTCAGCGAGGCCCTTTCGCTCTTTTCCGATCTGCCATCAGTAGAGGGTGTGCTGATTGCTGATAGCGACGGTCTTACCTTAGCCAGTTCTTTCAAGTCCAAGGATGCGCACATTGCGCTATCACCGATTTTTCATTCCCTGCTCGATAGCGTATTTCAAAAATTGAATGAAATAGGCGAAACGGCCAACCAGATTTTCATTGTGCAGGACGCTCGCCTAATTGTAGTCATCCCGATTTACGATGTGTTTTTGCTAGCATTCTCAGAGAAGAAAAATTTGGATATGCTGCAGTCCAAGCTCCAAGAAGCTGTTAAAATTGTGATGAGCATTGTTAAACCAGAACTTCAAAACACATAA
- a CDS encoding response regulator: MSAQVADSVAQRRVLIVDDEENIPVGILKTLSRSGRYYAKHAQSGDIAQQILAQEPFDLVITDLKMPNSKLQGIDLLRHIRTTYPDIGVIVMTAYGSAAVQEEASRRGSLLYIEKPFDLEKLLSVVEDFFTRREQAAKSTASSSTESVQGIIPGLQLMDVIQMNCLSRITSTLHIKRGDGAAEGIICFNKGNITHAETSTPRSGKDAFFEILTWKGGSFDTIEQIPPTVTIVESWEQLMIEAMQMDLIGDATPAETQPNTLRVQVQTTPKEEEIADTSKMLDRVLAGAKAEAAFLVTHTGFVLDKRVGSSTIDLAKSGDEMSKLLPGIFAVGKSIAGGTLNEIVLRFSNKTVMIRNVQGSDILFIVISPASVPSGDMFKAIERESETIKKIL, translated from the coding sequence ATGTCAGCCCAAGTTGCAGATTCTGTTGCGCAGCGGCGCGTGCTTATTGTTGACGACGAAGAGAACATTCCTGTTGGTATTCTTAAAACGCTTTCTCGCTCAGGACGATACTACGCCAAGCATGCACAAAGCGGCGACATTGCTCAGCAAATTCTCGCCCAAGAGCCATTCGACCTTGTGATTACCGACCTGAAAATGCCGAACAGCAAGTTACAAGGTATTGACTTGCTTCGGCATATTCGCACAACCTACCCCGACATCGGTGTGATTGTGATGACCGCATATGGCTCCGCAGCAGTTCAAGAAGAGGCTTCTCGACGTGGTTCATTGCTTTACATTGAGAAACCTTTTGATTTGGAAAAGCTCCTTAGTGTGGTCGAGGACTTTTTTACGCGCCGTGAACAAGCTGCCAAGAGCACAGCGTCATCAAGCACTGAGAGTGTTCAAGGCATCATTCCCGGCTTGCAACTGATGGATGTGATTCAGATGAATTGCCTATCGCGCATTACTTCCACGCTGCATATCAAACGAGGCGATGGCGCTGCCGAAGGCATTATTTGCTTCAACAAGGGCAATATCACCCATGCGGAAACCAGCACACCTCGTTCTGGCAAAGATGCTTTCTTTGAAATTCTCACTTGGAAAGGCGGCAGCTTTGACACCATTGAGCAGATTCCGCCAACTGTTACTATTGTCGAAAGCTGGGAGCAGCTGATGATTGAAGCAATGCAGATGGACTTAATCGGTGATGCCACTCCTGCCGAAACGCAGCCTAACACACTTCGCGTCCAAGTTCAGACTACTCCCAAAGAAGAAGAGATTGCGGACACATCTAAAATGCTTGACCGTGTGCTTGCTGGTGCTAAGGCTGAGGCAGCTTTTCTGGTTACGCACACGGGCTTTGTGCTTGACAAACGCGTCGGTAGCTCTACGATTGACCTTGCTAAATCAGGCGACGAGATGTCTAAGCTCCTGCCGGGCATTTTTGCCGTCGGTAAGTCTATTGCGGGGGGCACGCTTAACGAAATTGTTCTACGCTTCAGCAACAAAACTGTGATGATTCGTAATGTGCAAGGCAGTGATATTCTCTTCATTGTGATTTCACCCGCCAGCGTCCCGTCGGGCGATATGTTTAAGGCTATTGAGCGTGAGTCTGAGACCATCAAGAAAATTTTGTAA
- a CDS encoding chemotaxis protein CheW, whose protein sequence is MSIGSFASSLPASSEVVIAEIGNRFFGFETASIKSIVELPPDDPRLLIEPYLGSFSYQDGKIPLLQLADFFSLPSPKRNGKVYVLVMSYPDSPLFGVLVCKVLGKLRAQTICPLPQEAFQYAYLYKYAFEFNGSYLLLIDAYQALHYVTEYIHSLGNL, encoded by the coding sequence ATGTCAATAGGCTCTTTTGCCTCTTCACTGCCCGCATCGAGCGAGGTGGTGATTGCTGAGATTGGCAATCGATTCTTTGGCTTCGAGACCGCTTCAATTAAGTCGATTGTTGAACTACCGCCAGATGACCCTCGTCTTTTAATTGAGCCTTATCTTGGCTCATTTTCATATCAAGATGGGAAAATCCCCTTGCTGCAACTCGCTGATTTTTTCTCACTCCCCTCTCCCAAGCGAAATGGTAAGGTGTATGTGTTAGTTATGAGCTATCCAGACTCTCCTCTCTTTGGTGTGTTAGTCTGTAAGGTGCTTGGGAAATTGCGCGCGCAAACGATTTGCCCACTTCCTCAGGAAGCTTTCCAGTATGCGTATCTCTATAAGTATGCGTTTGAGTTTAATGGGTCTTACCTTCTGCTAATTGATGCGTATCAAGCTCTCCATTACGTTACGGAGTATATTCACTCACTTGGCAATCTTTGA
- a CDS encoding hybrid sensor histidine kinase/response regulator — MLNTFRNTGKDEHPNRDALVAILNNYTEQLQQFGEIRSTVSLAEAKESKAVETVETAAQQRRTQSVAEQTVRIDIRALNSLVNLSAELVIARNRLNNELAAFTKVVNRFLKERTQLAQISKKVLTMIQKGSKEASALTGFSDVLKEFSETEFDRFSELDIISRDIKSAILNLDDSISELKSIGSMLNQNIVKVSSIANDLNREIVGMRMVPVKQMFTRFSRSVRDIAKMEQKEINLVTEGEETKLDKTVMEEVIEPIMHIVRNAIGHGIETPDVRRALGKPPVGTITLRAYQKGSRVILEVEDDGGGINIEKVKAKAIKVGLITPEEAEKMTPAQATELIFRPGFSTAEKVTELQGRGVGMDVVQNTIRRLKGTTNIETVSGKGTKFIISLPLTLAIGDALLVTALDQTYAIPLEPVLETSYISTDIIEQDEDGKRYITLRDERIELRYLNDILGYQSDVMLFKAKVAVVVVKLEDEQKKVAIAVEKLIGKEEIVVKTLGKHLRNVPGVIGSTILGDGQVIIILDIEYLLRSEEARKRDVYVSVNSGAAEAIAVSTEAPAQAIKRRKRKGAKITVLHADDSPSVRKYVQSVLKNADMTVISVDDGLAALNRLPTANVDLIISDLEMPRMNGFELVSEIRKMPEYQDLPIVIVTARAGDKHRRTGLELGANAFLNKPFDPQQLIETIESFVA; from the coding sequence CATGCTCAACACCTTCCGCAACACCGGCAAAGATGAGCACCCGAATCGCGATGCTTTAGTTGCGATTCTGAACAATTACACCGAACAGCTCCAGCAATTTGGCGAGATCCGCTCTACCGTCTCCTTAGCGGAAGCAAAAGAAAGTAAGGCAGTCGAGACGGTGGAGACCGCTGCTCAGCAACGCCGCACGCAAAGTGTCGCTGAGCAAACTGTGCGTATTGACATTCGCGCACTAAATAGCCTTGTTAATCTTTCTGCTGAACTGGTCATTGCGCGCAACCGCTTAAACAACGAGCTTGCCGCATTTACCAAAGTCGTGAACCGCTTCCTCAAAGAGCGCACTCAGCTTGCACAAATTAGCAAGAAGGTGCTCACGATGATTCAAAAAGGCAGCAAAGAAGCCAGCGCACTGACTGGTTTTAGCGACGTGCTCAAAGAATTCTCTGAAACCGAGTTCGACCGCTTCAGCGAACTGGACATTATCTCACGCGATATCAAATCGGCTATTCTTAACCTTGACGACTCCATTTCAGAGCTTAAGAGCATTGGTAGTATGCTCAACCAAAATATCGTCAAGGTCAGTAGTATCGCCAACGACCTTAATCGCGAGATTGTAGGAATGCGAATGGTACCCGTCAAGCAAATGTTCACGCGCTTTAGCCGCTCGGTGCGCGACATTGCGAAGATGGAGCAGAAAGAAATCAACCTCGTTACCGAAGGCGAAGAGACAAAGCTCGACAAGACTGTGATGGAAGAAGTGATTGAACCGATTATGCACATTGTCCGCAATGCCATCGGTCACGGGATTGAAACGCCTGATGTGCGCCGTGCATTAGGCAAGCCGCCTGTAGGCACGATTACGCTGCGCGCCTATCAGAAAGGCAGTCGTGTAATTTTGGAGGTCGAAGACGATGGTGGCGGGATCAACATCGAAAAAGTCAAAGCCAAAGCCATCAAGGTTGGTCTTATTACACCTGAGGAAGCGGAGAAAATGACGCCGGCTCAGGCTACTGAGCTCATTTTCCGTCCGGGCTTCAGCACGGCTGAAAAGGTTACAGAGCTGCAGGGACGTGGCGTCGGCATGGATGTGGTGCAGAATACCATTCGTCGCCTCAAGGGCACGACCAACATTGAGACGGTTTCGGGCAAAGGCACAAAGTTTATCATCTCTCTGCCGCTTACGCTTGCTATCGGAGATGCGCTGCTCGTTACGGCGCTTGACCAAACCTATGCTATTCCACTTGAGCCTGTGCTTGAGACCAGCTATATCTCGACGGACATCATTGAGCAAGATGAAGATGGCAAGCGATACATTACACTGCGCGATGAACGTATTGAACTTCGATACCTCAATGACATTCTTGGCTACCAGTCTGATGTGATGCTTTTCAAAGCTAAGGTTGCCGTCGTGGTGGTCAAGCTCGAAGATGAGCAAAAGAAAGTTGCGATTGCCGTTGAAAAGCTCATTGGCAAGGAAGAAATCGTTGTAAAGACGCTCGGCAAGCATTTGCGCAATGTGCCCGGTGTGATTGGCTCTACGATTCTTGGTGACGGTCAAGTGATTATCATCTTGGACATTGAGTATCTCTTGCGCTCTGAGGAAGCCCGCAAACGTGATGTGTATGTCTCTGTCAACAGTGGTGCAGCTGAAGCCATTGCGGTAAGCACCGAAGCGCCAGCTCAGGCTATCAAGCGTCGAAAGCGCAAGGGTGCAAAAATTACCGTGCTACATGCCGACGATTCACCCAGCGTGCGCAAGTATGTGCAATCCGTCCTGAAGAATGCGGATATGACGGTTATCTCTGTCGATGATGGCTTAGCGGCGCTGAATCGCTTGCCAACTGCCAACGTAGATTTGATTATCAGTGACCTTGAAATGCCACGTATGAATGGCTTTGAGCTTGTCTCTGAGATTCGTAAAATGCCAGAGTATCAAGATTTGCCGATCGTCATTGTAACTGCTCGTGCTGGCGATAAACATCGCCGCACGGGTCTGGAACTTGGTGCAAATGCGTTTCTAAACAAACCTTTTGACCCACAACAGCTCATTGAAACTATTGAGAGCTTTGTGGCCTGA
- a CDS encoding Hpt domain-containing protein, with amino-acid sequence MAQAKTLTQGIGFARPNRPSEHSSAESIAAYIDEVIRLFLSDLAAHIKQLRRTQRSRSSKLVVQFFQALAKSSQPITDLSATGIDLLRDFADFLQSTRQSLRDDLMSGHLKAHDVLTQSLEPTAQFLSDSLKAIEARKDVAKALSDYIEQFERLQYEDAAFSSLPASPETTEKVTVSLPAFSAVPKRARPYFVKDTCNPDFGISFTSLFSYSFSLPAATFANGKKASRTHRTAPLVVTRTSTAETTPPAIRQFVRFIAEHLDQLAQRESISHLVLRTFTKLSNSPDIFADLSTLSFISGISDFKDFLESQKSASESKLSREIASEVATYLLGLFNTAMNNPATVAQLTDYAESAPVEPDEVLSLLDKAAPPPLAEPESAELPKVSDITHIVQDLEPVLPDTLPAESAEPTEAQYIQYVTEVLTRVKAQTSPDSVGHRHLSELLSSPDILAALSQTEHEWLKEFANFIGESWLQRTPLAKLQALSDEIVSSLSTALSAQTDAPSAQQLDAELDELLSTLKPPPLPEEEPLPTLPPAALEELAQDIESAIALPDTATSSPSAEISETADSTTTISTSSLIESARSELSIPDAPALELPSAVPASEDAAISSPDEIGSLSDALASLADSNELTFQMDSSAAADMPDYLALALDTLRQVRLTLPRTDAGEFAANFFETILASDDFLGALQTSSLSPIRDIGNYILSANQSQPKPEAFKASLMTKVNEAIGLLFSEFERLHAEQELSEEIDFLPTDFILPDEALDVDAPASSTLPNQTTSPDTELFVHAATTTPPTEFQDELLLPPSESLIEPLPELTDELFKDLDVLADSPTLSSSEVDLHAPAVSPTSQSTPVADTPALENALTYDSALHFPDEPQPDNLLLSDCGNLATQENDLALLDELSAQVPTAPEPEQSVTPSPDTGAEDSLLLQDDLLASELLLDESALSDTALSDSDMRTQELSSLYDLSAKNKPADTLSEQAIDDTLLFLDDSAFLNSDLLLDDTAGADTASTQANATEPSASASAAPQEPQLASSESLLDFSSTDLTLDDSLTAPPELGSTGDAMSEVSTDLAPPAVPMAESTSPATKFVPDELQQIFLEEATEYLEKLNEDLLELDKFADTQQPELVNRVLRGSHTIKGSAAMVQLRNISDLAHKMEDSLQLVRDRNLKAPKPLIDVLFQAADAIGAMLNTFRNTGKDEHPKKDELVSILKNYTDQLDKFGTITASGTPEPTPKFVPNELQQIFLEEATEYLEKLNEDLLELDKFADTQQPELVNRVLRGSHTIKGSAAMVQLRNISDLAHKMEDSLQLVRDRNLKAPKPLIDVLFQAADAIGA; translated from the coding sequence ATGGCACAAGCAAAGACTCTGACGCAAGGAATAGGCTTCGCTAGGCCCAATCGTCCCTCTGAGCATTCTTCTGCTGAATCTATTGCAGCCTACATTGACGAAGTCATTAGGCTCTTTCTTTCCGACCTTGCTGCACATATCAAGCAGCTGCGGCGTACCCAACGTTCACGTTCCAGCAAGCTCGTGGTGCAATTTTTCCAAGCGCTTGCTAAATCATCCCAGCCAATTACTGACCTCAGTGCCACTGGAATTGACCTTCTGCGAGATTTTGCTGACTTTCTTCAAAGCACGCGCCAGTCGCTTCGGGACGACCTTATGAGCGGTCATCTCAAGGCGCATGATGTTCTCACGCAGAGCTTGGAGCCAACGGCACAATTTCTCAGCGACTCACTAAAAGCAATTGAGGCTCGGAAAGATGTTGCAAAGGCTCTCAGTGATTACATAGAGCAGTTCGAGCGTCTGCAATATGAAGACGCCGCATTTTCGTCGCTACCCGCTTCTCCTGAGACTACGGAGAAGGTGACAGTGTCGCTCCCTGCATTTTCTGCTGTGCCCAAGCGTGCACGCCCTTATTTCGTGAAGGATACTTGCAACCCTGACTTCGGCATTTCTTTTACTTCGCTTTTCAGCTACAGTTTTTCCCTGCCAGCGGCTACCTTTGCAAATGGGAAAAAAGCATCTCGCACTCACCGCACCGCACCACTAGTAGTTACTCGCACCTCTACCGCAGAGACAACGCCACCTGCAATTCGCCAGTTTGTTCGCTTTATAGCAGAACATCTTGACCAGCTTGCACAGCGTGAAAGCATTTCACACCTTGTTTTACGCACTTTCACAAAGCTCTCTAATTCGCCCGACATTTTCGCTGACCTTTCTACACTTTCATTTATCTCTGGCATCTCAGATTTCAAGGATTTTCTCGAGAGTCAGAAATCTGCCTCTGAATCTAAACTTTCTCGTGAGATTGCAAGTGAAGTTGCCACTTACTTGCTTGGCTTGTTCAACACAGCAATGAACAACCCTGCTACAGTAGCACAGCTTACCGATTATGCCGAAAGTGCTCCTGTAGAGCCTGATGAGGTGCTCTCGCTCTTGGACAAAGCTGCACCGCCTCCTCTTGCTGAGCCAGAATCTGCTGAGCTACCAAAGGTCTCTGACATCACGCATATTGTGCAAGATCTTGAACCAGTTTTGCCTGATACCTTGCCTGCTGAGTCAGCTGAACCGACCGAAGCGCAATACATTCAATATGTTACAGAGGTGCTCACACGTGTCAAGGCGCAAACCTCGCCTGACTCTGTTGGCCACAGACATCTTAGCGAACTTCTCAGCTCACCAGATATTCTGGCAGCGCTTAGCCAAACTGAGCACGAGTGGCTAAAAGAATTTGCAAACTTCATTGGTGAGTCTTGGCTTCAACGCACTCCGCTTGCCAAGCTGCAAGCACTGTCGGACGAGATTGTCTCATCGCTTTCAACTGCACTTTCTGCTCAAACTGATGCGCCGTCTGCCCAGCAACTTGATGCAGAGCTGGACGAGCTACTTTCAACTTTGAAGCCCCCACCGTTGCCGGAGGAAGAGCCGCTGCCTACTTTGCCGCCTGCGGCTCTCGAGGAACTTGCACAGGATATTGAGTCCGCCATTGCTTTACCTGATACAGCAACTTCGTCACCTTCAGCAGAGATTTCGGAGACAGCAGATAGCACCACTACGATATCAACCTCATCACTGATTGAATCTGCCCGCTCCGAACTTTCAATACCTGATGCACCAGCGCTCGAGCTGCCTTCGGCAGTCCCTGCCTCAGAGGATGCGGCTATTTCTTCTCCAGATGAAATAGGCAGTCTCAGCGACGCTTTAGCATCATTAGCTGACTCTAACGAGCTCACTTTCCAGATGGATAGCTCTGCTGCAGCAGATATGCCTGACTATCTGGCACTTGCATTAGACACCCTGCGCCAAGTCCGCTTAACCCTTCCGCGCACGGATGCGGGAGAGTTTGCAGCCAATTTCTTTGAGACCATTCTTGCCTCCGATGACTTTCTTGGCGCCTTGCAGACTTCCTCACTTTCGCCGATTCGCGACATTGGCAACTACATTCTTTCCGCCAATCAATCACAGCCGAAGCCCGAAGCGTTTAAGGCAAGTTTGATGACCAAAGTCAATGAAGCCATCGGACTGCTCTTCTCAGAGTTTGAACGCTTGCACGCAGAGCAAGAGCTCTCAGAAGAAATTGACTTTTTACCTACTGATTTCATTTTGCCTGATGAAGCGCTTGATGTTGATGCACCAGCAAGCTCAACCTTGCCTAATCAGACCACTTCTCCTGACACGGAGCTTTTTGTCCATGCGGCCACTACGACTCCGCCTACTGAATTTCAAGATGAGTTGCTTTTACCACCTTCCGAGTCACTCATTGAGCCTTTGCCCGAACTTACCGATGAGCTTTTCAAAGATTTAGATGTCCTTGCTGATTCACCTACTCTAAGCTCATCAGAAGTCGACCTGCACGCACCTGCTGTGTCTCCTACCAGTCAGTCTACTCCAGTTGCCGATACCCCTGCATTGGAGAATGCACTGACTTATGACTCTGCTCTGCACTTTCCTGATGAACCGCAGCCAGATAATCTTCTCTTGTCTGACTGTGGCAACTTAGCCACACAGGAGAATGACCTTGCACTGCTCGATGAGCTATCGGCTCAAGTGCCCACTGCACCTGAACCCGAGCAATCAGTCACTCCCTCCCCTGATACTGGTGCTGAAGACTCACTTTTGCTTCAAGACGATTTGCTTGCAAGTGAGCTGCTCTTAGACGAATCGGCACTGAGTGACACTGCACTTAGTGACTCGGACATGCGCACACAGGAGCTTTCATCACTGTATGACCTTTCAGCCAAGAACAAACCAGCCGACACGCTTTCTGAACAAGCTATTGATGACACGCTGCTTTTCCTTGATGACTCCGCATTCCTTAACTCGGACTTGCTGCTTGATGATACAGCAGGCGCGGACACAGCTAGCACGCAAGCCAATGCTACCGAGCCTTCTGCATCAGCTTCGGCTGCGCCCCAAGAGCCTCAGCTGGCATCCTCTGAGTCGCTCTTGGACTTTTCTAGCACTGACCTTACGCTTGACGATTCGCTTACTGCGCCACCTGAACTTGGCTCAACTGGTGATGCGATGAGCGAGGTTTCTACTGACCTTGCTCCGCCTGCTGTGCCCATGGCTGAATCTACTTCGCCAGCCACGAAATTTGTGCCCGATGAGCTTCAGCAGATTTTTTTGGAGGAGGCGACGGAGTATTTAGAGAAGCTCAACGAGGATTTGTTAGAGTTAGACAAGTTTGCGGACACTCAGCAGCCTGAGCTGGTCAATCGGGTGTTGCGTGGGTCGCACACCATCAAGGGTTCGGCGGCAATGGTGCAACTGCGCAACATCAGCGACCTTGCGCACAAGATGGAAGACTCGTTGCAACTGGTGCGAGATAGAAATCTCAAAGCACCTAAGCCGCTTATTGATGTGCTCTTCCAAGCCGCCGATGCCATCGGCGCCATGCTCAACACCTTCCGCAACACCGGCAAAGATGAACATCCAAAGAAAGATGAACTTGTCAGTATCCTAAAAAATTACACCGACCAGTTAGATAAGTTTGGTACGATTACTGCCAGCGGCACGCCCGAGCCAACGCCCAAATTCGTGCCAAATGAGCTTCAGCAGATTTTTTTGGAGGAGGCGACGGAGTATTTAGAGAAGCTCAACGAGGATTTGTTAGAGTTAGACAAGTTTGCGGACACTCAGCAGCCTGAGCTGGTCAATCGGGTGTTGCGTGGGTCGCACACCATCAAGGGTTCGGCGGCGATGGTGCAACTGCGCAACATCAGCGACCTTGCGCACAAGATGGAAGACTCGTTGCAACTGGTGCGAGATAGAAATCTCAAAGCACCTAAGCCGCTTATTGATGTGCTCTTCCAAGCCGCCGATGCCATCGGCGC